The following is a genomic window from Citrifermentans bemidjiense Bem.
GACGCTAAGCGCCGGTTCTCGGCAAGAAGAGTCGCGGCACGCATAGCGGTGTACCCCGACCCTGAGCCTTGAAGAAAATCTCACCCGATTAGACACCGCTGGCCGGTCCTTTCTGCACATAGCTGCCACGGTGCTTACCAGACGAAAACCACAGGAGAGAGCAATGGGCGAAGACAACAACCATGGGGGGGAAGCCGGTTCCGCGTCCACGCATGTAAAGCTCGTGTCGGAAGGTGGAGCCGATGCGCCCGAGGCGCAACGCGCACGGTTCTGGTCGCCGGAACAGATGGTGGCTAGCTGCATCACCCCACAGCAGATGGATAATTTCAGGGCCTACAACAACGTCTGCATGACGCTTCCCACCAACGACAGGTATGCCTTTTCAGTGACCATGGAACATGCGGCAAAACTGGATGAGGGGGTGATCCCTGAATCCATGTTGCAGGAATTCGAGGCAAACGCTGCGCCCCTCTCCCAGGCAGCCCGCCTCAAGGTGCAGCACGCAGGCAGGGTCTGGTTCATCCTCGATCTGGACAAGAAGTACTCGGTGCGCATGGTGCCGACGGGGCTGCTGGTGTACAGCGAAACGCTGTGACCCGCCCAGGGGGCAGAGAACCATTATGAGTGACTATCACGCCTTCGAGCAAGGCGGCGACAACTTCCTGTTCTTCTCGCGCTCCGCGCGGCTCTACCAACTGAGCGAGATAGCCTCCCGGATGCTCTCTGAACTCCGGCCGCCGCAACCCGGGCTTGGCGCACTCCCCCCCCCCAGGCCTTCCCCCACGCCATCTTTCCGCCGGTGAAGCGCCGCTTTATGCCGAGCTTTGCGACTTGCTGCACCAGGAGCTCGGGGTTCCGCTCCCCGTGTCCCGGGACCCGCAGACCAAACCGGGGGAAAACCGCTTCCAGACCTTCTCCATCTACCTGGCCCAGAACTGCAACATGGCGTGCTGCTACTGCTGGAACTGCGGGGGAACCTTCGGAAAACCCGGGCACTTGATGGGAGAGAAGTCGGCGAAGCGCGCCATAACGCTCATCCTGGACCTGGTTCAGGAATCCAACGCAGACAAGATTTTCGTCAATTTCTACGGCGGCGAACCGCTGCTCGACTTTCCTATCCTGACCAAGATAACCCTGGAATTGCTGCAGCACGAGGCGCAGCTGGGCAAGAACTTCTACCTCACGCTGGACACCAACGGCACCCTGCTGGAGGGGCCGGTGGCGCAGTTCCTGGCACGCTACTTCACCCAGATCGGCGTCAGCCTTGACGGAAACCAGCGGATCCACGACATACAGAGGCCAGGAAAGTACGGCGAGAGCACCTGGCAGCTCATCGTCAACAACATGAAGGCCTTCCCCAACCCGAAGCTCTTGGGCATCCGGGCCACCCTGACCGCGTTCTCCGACAGCTACCTGGAGACCTTCCGCCAGCTCAGTACGCTGGGGGTGAGCCGGATCCAGCTGGAATACTGCCATGAGCCCGGATACCACAAAAACCCCATCTTCGAAAAGCTGAACGTGCCGGTGGAGCGGCAGTTGACCGAACTCCGGGAGTTCATCGACTACTACGTCGATTACATCAGCCATTACCAGGAAACCCGCGACATCCCCTTAGCCTCCAACGTCCTCGACAACATCACTAGGATCAGGCGCGGCAGCCGCTTCACCAAGCCGTGCGGCGCCGGAACCAACACCCTCGCCATCAACAGCCGCGGAGAAATCTTCCCCTGCATCGCCTTCGTGGACCGTGACGACTTCGCCATGGGCAAAGCTGGCGTCGACTGCGGTCTCTCCCTGCACGACACCCTTTCCGGCTTCGAGGTCGACGGCCAGCTCCCATGCCATTCCTGCTGGCTGCGCTACGACTGCGCCGGCGGATGCTACGCCACCCACTACGACATGACGGGGAACCCCCGGCACCCGCACCCGCATTACTGCGAGAGCATGAAGGGGCGGGCCGAGGTCTACTTCTACGCACTGACCCAGATGCTTAACAAGTGCCCGTGGCACCTGCAACGCGATCCCAATTCTGATCCCTCCTAGCCTACTGTTTCCCCCTCGCCCCTTCATGAGTTTTTTCGTGTTGACACGAGACTGCATCGGTACGATTATGAGGACGGCTCTGCCGTTAATGAGCCATTCCGGGGGATATTATGGCCAGGAAGATCTTCATCGCGGCATCGGGTCAGAACATAGGTAAAACCACCATCAGCGTCTCGCTTTTGCACCTGGCCCAGAAGAAGTACGGGCGGGTCGGGTTCATGAAGCCTTTGGGGCCAAAGCCTGCGCTTTTGCGCGGGGTGTCCGTCGACAAGGACGCCGCCCTCATCGCGCAGGTGTTCGGGCTCGACAAGGACCTCCCCTACATGTCTCCGGTCGTGGTGCACCCTGACACCTCGCGCCAGGCCATTGACGGCAAGATCCCCCTGGACGAGCTTCCCGACCGGATCCTCGCCAGCTACGCGGAACTGGAGAAGCACTGCGACTTCATCGTGATAGAAGGGTCGGGACATCCCGGGGTCGGGTCCGTGTTGAACCTCTCCAACGCCCGCATCGCGAAGATGCTGAACGCGCCGGTCCTGATGGTGAGCGGCGGCGGGGTCGGCAACGTCATCGATACCATCGCCATGAACACCGCGCTCTTCAAGCTGGAAGGAGCCGAGGTGCGCGGGGTGCTGGTGAACAAGCTCTTTGCCGAGAAGCGGGCGCAGACCCTCGACTACCTCACCCGCGCCTTCGCCGGAAAGCCCTTCTCGGTGTTGGGCGGGTTCGACTATAAACCCGTGCTCGCCAACCCGACGCTTAGCCGTGTGGCGCGCCTTTTGGACCTGCCGCTGCATGGCAACCGCCGCGAGGTGCGGCGCATCATCCATCACGTGCAGATCGGCGCCGCCTCCACGCAGCGCGTCACGGAAATGCTGCGCGACTCCTCGCTGTTGCTCGTCACCAGCAGCCGAGACGAACTCCTGGTCACCTTGGCCAACCTCTACCAGATGCCGGAATACCGTTCCCGGATCGTGGGTCTGGTCATACCCGGGATCTCCGACGTCAGCGTCATCACCCAACGCATCATCGACCGCAGCAACATCCCCTATTTCCGCACCGATAAGCTGAGCACGGCCGACCTTTACCGCATCATCACCGACGACGTCTCGAAGATCACCGCAAGGGATACGGAAAAGCTGCGTCTCATCAAGTCACTAGCCGAGGAAAGGCTCGATTTCGACGCCATAGACGAGGTCTTCGCCACCCCGCCGCAGGTCTGACCTGCTGCAGGACGCCTGTTCTACCCCCTCTCTTCAGGGGCCAAAAAAAATACCCCTCGCCGTAAGGAGAGGGGT
Proteins encoded in this region:
- a CDS encoding radical SAM/SPASM domain-containing protein, with translation MLHQELGVPLPVSRDPQTKPGENRFQTFSIYLAQNCNMACCYCWNCGGTFGKPGHLMGEKSAKRAITLILDLVQESNADKIFVNFYGGEPLLDFPILTKITLELLQHEAQLGKNFYLTLDTNGTLLEGPVAQFLARYFTQIGVSLDGNQRIHDIQRPGKYGESTWQLIVNNMKAFPNPKLLGIRATLTAFSDSYLETFRQLSTLGVSRIQLEYCHEPGYHKNPIFEKLNVPVERQLTELREFIDYYVDYISHYQETRDIPLASNVLDNITRIRRGSRFTKPCGAGTNTLAINSRGEIFPCIAFVDRDDFAMGKAGVDCGLSLHDTLSGFEVDGQLPCHSCWLRYDCAGGCYATHYDMTGNPRHPHPHYCESMKGRAEVYFYALTQMLNKCPWHLQRDPNSDPS
- a CDS encoding phosphotransacetylase family protein — encoded protein: MARKIFIAASGQNIGKTTISVSLLHLAQKKYGRVGFMKPLGPKPALLRGVSVDKDAALIAQVFGLDKDLPYMSPVVVHPDTSRQAIDGKIPLDELPDRILASYAELEKHCDFIVIEGSGHPGVGSVLNLSNARIAKMLNAPVLMVSGGGVGNVIDTIAMNTALFKLEGAEVRGVLVNKLFAEKRAQTLDYLTRAFAGKPFSVLGGFDYKPVLANPTLSRVARLLDLPLHGNRREVRRIIHHVQIGAASTQRVTEMLRDSSLLLVTSSRDELLVTLANLYQMPEYRSRIVGLVIPGISDVSVITQRIIDRSNIPYFRTDKLSTADLYRIITDDVSKITARDTEKLRLIKSLAEERLDFDAIDEVFATPPQV